One Glycine max cultivar Williams 82 chromosome 8, Glycine_max_v4.0, whole genome shotgun sequence genomic window, TCAATGTGAAAAATGATCTTGATGCCAAGGTAAGAAGTTCtggaacattttaattcaatgaTTTTATCTTCCAATTGAAAGTTTCTAAACCAGGCAGTTTTTCCAATATATTAGAAATTCTGATAATGAGTGCCAAGTGTCAGCTATGAGCATAGTTTTCAACAGTGTCTTTCTGAATGTGTCACTTTCATTATTCATAAGctagaaaaatatttgatgtgtaCATGGTATGCTTGTGATGAGTTAATACTCCATGCTTAATAATCTCATGGTTAACTTCCCGAGAACTCTTTCCAGTAAATTGAGCATGTTTTTTGTATTCAAATACacaaattgatttatttaatgatgtgtgatataaaatattaattcagGCTTCAGAAGCAATTCCCTCGGTTGAAGGCTTAACTGCTGCGACCAAATACCCCATTCCTCCATCATCTGTCCTGAAGCAGTTGGCTATAGCTATTGAGTAAGTTATCCTCTCCTTTTTTTCCCGTCAATTCCATGAATTTCTTAAAGATTCTTTTTATCGAATAAGGCAAGATTCTGTTAACCAAATTCTCGCAACTGAGAGGTCTATTTCTTACTCTCAATTGGTTAATGCATTATTTTTTCAACCCAACACTAATAGCTGTTCAAATTTTCTTCATAATGACTAAAGCAAGAGTAGTGTAAATATTTGAGTGTCTTGTTCTTGTTATTCAGAATGATTTTCAGCTTAATGAATAACGATACAACTAGCCTATTAAAATTTTGGGCTTTTTGACCAGGTCTGGAAGGCAAACAAACTCGATGAAAGATTTTGTAGCTTCATCAAGAGGTTCGTCACCTGCCAGAGAGAAGGCAGGCTTAAGTCTCTCTTCAGTGAAGGCTTTAGTGTTGCGTGAAAAGGAGGACAAACTCACCTCTGAGTTTAGTAGTGATGAGAAAGTTGTGTATTTGATTAATTCATTGTTTGATCAAGGTATATGAAATTTAGGTGGCTTGCTTATGATATAATTACATCAATCTTTATGTTTATACTTTTTGGGCACTTTATTCTGTGATGATCTTCCACATCCTTTGTAATCTTTGCAAGATATTTGCAGAGGGAGAGTTCCTTAAAAGGAACTCTGATCCAGAGGAAACTTTCATATCATCTTTGCCAAGAGATATTCATGGTGCACCTCTTGAAAGCCTAGTTGTTAAGCTAGCTGAAGTAATCGGAAACTTCAAGACGCTTCGAGAAATGTCTCTTTTTTGGTCCAGGGTTGTTGATGAAGTATGTTTAACTCAATAAGAATTTCTAGTTTTaatactatttaatatttttattaagaaccTAGAATTTTAGATTTCATTTAATCTCTAGGTCATTTTTCAGTTTCTACAAAATATAAGTTATTGTCTTTAGCTCATTTAACTGTTAGTTAGATggatgatgttgttgatggatTGTACTAtcttaatcaatttaatatttttatccaattttttggTATGATTTTGACCACTATAAATATACAAACTGATGCGATGCCATAtcgagaaagagaaaaatagttttctctttgttttgatcttgtttaattttattttttgaagtttgggccttttttataatttttttggtgtaGGTTTTTTCCCCCTTGTTATCATCTGATTTTTGACTTTGGTATAATCAGTCTCCTTCCTCCTACTCCCTTCATTTCCCTTttgcaaataattaaaaagaaccaaaaaagaaaagaaaatctgtAAACTACTTATATGCTGTATTATCGGGAACTTTTAGAGTTCTACAAAACCTCTGAATTGCCAAGTTATTTACCtaagtttatattttacatCTACTCGTTTATGGAAAGATCCTACATGAATTTCTGTTCTAGAATTTGTAACCTGAACTAAAGTAGTATATGGTAATGTCAATGCAttactttcttaattattaccTGCTAAGCTAAATGAGTGtgctttgaattattttttttacttatacagCTGAGAAAACATTGGTCCGAAGAAAAACATTTGCCTGGAATCCCCCCAGATGACATTCCAGATCTGAAGTCATGTCTTCTGTATCAACAATTTCAAGTAATTAATTGTTGCATCTCTCGGAAAAAGCGCCATATTATTGCCACTGAATCTCTGGACACTATGGTGATGGAAGCCAATTCAAATGCATTAGAGTCAGCAAACTACACGGGCAAAATTCCTACAGGCCCTTTATTATATGCAAGATTAAGAACTGGAGAGCTTGTTCTCCGACTTGGTGCTGATTGCCCATCTGGAGATTTGACATTACTGGAGACTGGCGAGCCGGCATACTCTCCTGTCACCCAGGTTTGATAGCTATTTGTATTATACAATTACTTATTTGAACTTGCTTCAGTGCTTGATGTGTCATGTCTGTGGCAATTTCATGTAGGAGGGACCCTTGCTTACAGAAGATCTGATCAAAGAGACAGAGGAGTTTGTGCTGCGGACAGGGAGGTATGTAAACTATTTGAGATATAATTGCTTTTTGTAGTGAGCTTTCCATGAGAGCTTTTGAAAAAAGGCAGTTATTTCCCCAAAATGAATCTTTTCCTAACATGCACTTATCGGTGATGtccaatttgatcttttttttgcCCCTCTTCAATTTCTAGATTTTGAGCTGATGGACTAGTTGTATAttcactaaattttatttttgcaatatATTGATGACTATGTATTTGTATCTCATGTGTCTGGTATGCAAATGACAGCTTCATTTCACTGCTTATCTGCATCTACGATCTAATAGGTTCTAGACTTATAGTTACTATTGGGTAGGCATTTCATGATAGTTTTCTTTACCTTGTATGACCAGTGTTGGTGCTGGATGCTCTCAACTCCTCTCTGATATGCAGGCTTTCAAGGTCAGATTTTCCCTTGAAGAGAACTTTTCTTACTGATATTCTTAATTCTTTTGGAATGCATCTAATGTAGTGATGCTCTATCTAAGTTAGTTCTGTTTTGCCTCATGATTTAGGCTGCAAATCCTGGTTGCATTTTGGAAGATTTTGTGAGATGGTACTCTCCTCCTGATTGGAGTGAAAGTGAGGGAAGTACTGAGGATAGAGATTCTTCTTATGGTGGGGAGTCAATGTCTACCAGAGGTCAACTAAGTTTGCGAATGCAAAAAGAAGGTAGGTGTACTAATCTCTTGCCCATGGTCATTGATTAATCCAACAAAATATTGTGGTCAATATCCATATTAACTGGTCCTTTGCATATGATAAAACTACAGTTTTATTTTGGCttgaaaagaataatttattccCTGTATCTCATAACCAATTGTGACAACTTTTGCTATATTTTAACAATGACAAacatttaaatgtttattaactTGGCTTGTCAAAAAAAAGGTTGTAGTTTGCTGAGGTGTGTGGAAGGAAAGCATGAGATCCACATTATATATGGCAGAAATTGTTTAATGCAGGCTAGTGAGGGAAATTTTGTGCTTTTAAAAACCCTAGTGAAAGAgagtattaaaagaaaaaaaaatctaatcttTCTCATATATAAGGATCTATAATTAAGTATATGTATTATATATGATCACCAGATACTGTTGAGAATTTGTGAATACAACTGACATGTGGTTATGTCTCTTTTGAACTCTTCTATAATGCTCCTTATCTAAATGGTAAAGGAATTCTATTTCTCCATGTTTTCTTCAAGTACTCTAGGGCTATGAAATCCTATTTGTTTTCTCTGGTTCACTAATTTCTCTTGAACTTCCTTTTGCCTTCATTGCCTGATGTATAAAAAAACTGTTACATAGTATTTGtcccatttttaaaattttaaaaaagttgtttGATGCTTTTCATACCCTCATTGTTAGATTTATTTGGATTGTGACAATTTTTGTCTGTTAAAGTTCATTTATTTTCGTGAATTATTTCTTTAAccctttgtttcttttcttggaTCATTCCAAATTATTTCTCAAAGTTTCTTTGTTTGGATATGCTCAATGATCTAAATCATATGCATCGTCAtgttatccattttttttttatcagccccCATGTTATCCATAAAGTGTACTCTGGCTTATTTCTAAATTATTGTTGAATCATGAATGATAGATTGGTTTATAAACATTGGATTTAGTATAGAAAGCACTTGTTAGATTGCTTTTGGGCCATAGCCTAAGGTGTTTGATGTTTTATTGACCATGGGTGGTTAATCATTAATGTGTTCCTGCTGAACTTTTGTGTAAATTCACTGAATTGAAGGCTGAGTATGGTTTAAGTGTGAAATGGTAGGATTAGAATATTTATTGAATTCGTAATCTCATCGTCAATCAATTGACGTTTGCACTTTGTATAGGTCTTCAGGTTTTATATTCCTAACTTTCTTGGGCAAGCCATTAAGTTGAAAGTGTAGGCATGTTTCGTCTCAATCTTTATAGCATTTAATAAGATATATAATGCCCGTACTGAATATCATATATGGGGTAAAAGCTGTCCAGATAAATGAATCTTGACTGTTATCTCGGTTGAATTATGATGCATATTTTGGAAGAAACATGGGCATTGTTATGGCGACTTGCCACATTATGTCTTTTTGATATCATATAAGGGAACTTTGCTGAATTCTCCATTACATATTGGTAGGTAATTTGTGGCGTGAATTGTGGGAAACATCTAAACCAGTTCCAGCTGTTAAACAGGCACCTCTCTATGATGAGGATTTGGCAGTGTAAGTGTAAATAACCATTTTTGTGAACTGGGATTTTACCCTTAAAGCCATCTCTCTTGAATGgcattttacatttatttgcAGGGAGGACATTCTAGATGCATTTGAGGACATCCAGCCTTCAGAGCTTTTTGGACAGCTGTTTGTTTCTCTTGTAAGTTCTTTCTCACCCTCTCTTCTTTTTATCTCACATAGGTTGCTTTGGTTTTCAGCCACTAATGCTCTTATTCTGTGACAAAAATACCCACCATAACTTGTATTTGccatcaatattattttttgaaaaatttccaATGCATAACACATTTGttattataaatacaaaaatagtCTATTTTGTCggtttaaaaaggaaaaaagaaaaacaagcaaAGCATACCTTTGAAACATACATATCTGCCTAAAATATAATATGCATGTAAAGGATGAAAAGGAGTATTCCACTATTCCTCTTATTGTATTGATATGCTGTGGATGTTATCTCACATAAGAATAATACCATCGGACCTTCCGTCAATCGAAGAAGATATAGTCTCCACTGGAGTTAATTTACTGTTGATTATTCGATGTTAAATGGACAAACATTTAATAGAACATGGTTGCTGATTAAAGTAAGAATCGCTTCTTATCATGAACTTGTATGTGCCCATTTGAGTTGTATGAAGATTAAACCATTTCCTCTTatctttataatcaatttctgttataattataattgctCTTAACTTTtaatcatttgattttttttaaaaaagattatgtAGTATGTTAGCTAATTGATTAACCGAGAAATTATTTATGATCTTAcaattatttatagtttattgAGAGAATTTCAGCTCGAGTTTGTGACTAGATTTCAATGGTAGATGACTGAATAATAATTGATCAATGATTGTACCATTCTCACTCCTTTCTAATCATAATTTCTGGTCTTAAATATACAGCTCAGTTTTGGATTTGCAATTGCTGAAACTATGCTGTATGGCGACCTTGATCTCTCAAAGTTGTTCAATGATTGCAAGGAGTACATAGTTACCACGTGTCAGAGTGACAGATTCAATGAGAAAATCGATGAACTTGTTCAGGTGGGTACCAATACAATAAAACTAAAGTGACTTTGTGAAGTTATATGTAGCTCCTGATATCCTTTTGAAACGTCTCTAACATTGATTCTCACCTTAAGGAAGAAATTTTTTACAGTCCTTCTGTAGTACATACTCCTCCCACTATAAACTGACACTTGAGTTtgtttggttaatttttttactgttttaatttcttttaaaataaaaataaagaaaattttctgAAGTTAGAAAATTGGTACTTGGGAGTGCTGAAAATTTGCTCCTTAATTAAATGGTCAAAATTTAACCAGTGGAGTCAACTGCAGTATTATTGCTTCATCCATCTATTTGAAGAAGCCATTAACTATATAAAGGAAGGGAAACACAACTGATCAAATTTTGTGACACTTTGTACCTTTTACTTTAATCAATCCTACCTTCTGGGAATATTTAATTTGCCCCTTTTAGTGTTTGAATTCATTCTGCTACTTAAATTAACGCAGCCTGTGCCCGCAcgaggatgaaaaaaatagttactTTGGAATGTAGACAgactataattataattagtggtGGGGTCTTGATAGTTTCATTTGCAactatttaataattacttctatccaagaaaaaaataatggtcATGTCTCTTTGTAGATGTATGAAACAGTGGAGAAAATGTTGCTGAATCCAGATGAGGCATTGAAGATGAAGCACATGGAAGAATCAACTATGACTACTGATGAATCAAAGCGCCGGTTTTCTACTGGTGAGCCAAAGCACCGGTTTAAGAGACTTAGCCATATCTTTGGTGGCAAGGATAAACTGTTGACAAGGCCGGTCTGTAAAAACGAGGTAAACGATGAAGAAACGCAGATTCGACATTCTTTCTCGAGTTTCTTTGACAGCAAgtcatctttattttcaaagaaGCCACCTAAGCCTGGAAACCTATACCCTGCTGAGCAACCTCTCTCTCTGGAAAGTGACAGGACAGTTATTTAGACAAGTTCAGTTTCACCCCATTTAGGATAAgcaacatacttttttttttctcccccttttctGCATCCAGATAACTGTAAATTGattcctttattcttttttcaagTCTTAATTTgtgaatagaaaattttaatgtattatgAAATACCCCAATTATTCCTACAATCCATTTTCTTGTTTAGCTTTGCTTGTTGGGGAGGGCTTGTACAAGGAtgatcaatcaaaataataatatatagtgTTCTTCATTGCTGCTTTTGCATCATGGTCATATTCTCAAGGTGTAATACTTGCTTTCGTTTTCTATGGTAAACATTGGTTCAAAAgtgttttttcttcctttttagataaactaattataattattgataaGATCTAATAATCAACTCCTTGTGTCTACGATAATCAAGATAAGATGACCAATCACTTCCCTTTATTAATAAACAATCCTAAAGAAGCTTTTATGATTTAGCTAATTAATAATGTCAAATAGCTCTGTCAAAATGGGTCACTTTAACCCACAAGGGTTGACTTACCATGGGTTGAACTAGTCCGACTCACCTTTAAGTTTTGGTGAGTTATGAAAATACCAATTCAGTTTGAGTCCGATTCTAGTCTATCATAGGTTAATGAATTGACTCATTAaattgtcaaaaataaaaataaagtaaaaaagattaaaaaaattagtcttctgttttttttttttttaaaataagtgacatttttttcatcaaaaacattcaaatgattgaaatacaaatataattaacagacaaatgttttaaaaaatcattcaagcctctaatattatcattaaagcatttattcaaatgtttcaaatacataaatatcattcaaaaatcttaaaagagtatcatagtcttaaaataaaataaaatcatccaaatattagtCACACTTGAACAacattaaagttttaaaattaaaaatacctaAGAAAACATGTGGTAGAAAGAtatgtaaataaaaagtaataaattatgaataaaatgcAATGCATTACATGTGGCATGCatggtttgaattttttaaggataaatatgaatttagtgctccaaatatttaccaaattgattttattcctgcaaaaataattttattatatttgtttcatgaaattttcaaaattctccttttaattattttatttaactttgcAAAAAAACTTTTGTTAAAAGTTTACAGCAATAGCTGTTCGAACATTAACATTTTCATTTCCAACATGGCAACATCAGCTAGCATTAAGTGTACGTgccatgtaaaaaataaataaaaaagtatattataacACTATTATTCTCTAACAATTACAAACAATTCCGTAAAAAAAAACGATCGAGTACAAACAATTAAACTTACATATTACCTCTATTATTGGTGAAACTTGATTATGAGAACAAAAATTAGTAGGTGCATTGATGGTAGCAATTTGAATCTTATCCACATTGTCTACAGCTGCTGGATATAACTTACatttaatagaaattttttaatgaagttaAATAAAAGACTTAACCggagaattttgaaaattttagagaacaaatttaataaaattattttttaggaatAAATCCAATgagttaatattaaatatattattttatattattatttaattataaattattatatataataaaattattaattttataataatttaaaagtatatcaatttataataaattgtgattgaataatGTAAATCTATTACAGTGAATGCATCACCAATGCTAATATTTTTGTCAGCTAGAAACCGTAGCTATCGGtcaatgacttttacctacgaATCCAAATGAAGCATACACCTTAAATTACAATTAAGGATATATGCCTTTCTTAATGGATGAATACCTACAGTTTTTTAGCTTTTAAGCTTTTAGTGACAGTTTTTAATTGTCAGTGCAATTAAGTCAAATTTCTTAGTGATATTTTTCTTAAGTGAAATATATGattcttataatatttatagttaAATATTATAACTGATCCTTAAAGTACAATATAAtaagcacgaatttaaagaatcataagaattaaaaaaaaaacattttctaaaagtAAAGTGTGTCAGgtaaaagaagaaatataagCCGTCAATTATACAATTTGAATCAATATAAGCTGTTTATAAGCaacaaaaatttcttattttttttctcaaatatgaataaaattttaattaacaaagtcttatttaataaaattattctcaaaatacctttcatttaataaatatcaaatatttttttatatttcatgtcAAGTTTTAATAAGAGATCATTTAGGGAAAAAAAGATCTTTTTAAATTGGGAATAACATAGTTTAACCaggttaactaatttttttaataagtatgaaatattttttttttttatatttgagactgAAATCAAGTCATGACCCATCTCACAAATTTTTGCTCATGTAagtttagttttcaaaattatgCATAGTCAAAATATTAGACATTTATTTTCGTTTATAATTTACCCATTTATTGCTGTTAGTACTCTTTTATACTTAatggcaaaaaaaataaaggataatgttgtctaacattttttttatgtatacatTTATAGAGAAAAAGTATTACACTCAAGAGAGTagattttttacaattatttgaTCATAATTTAACTTTAACGTGGAtaataagtttgttgacttttaaaataattattttaaagtaatttaaatatttcttttattaaacgAGACTGTAcaactattttatattatccaATCATAATCTAGtatgtatgataagtttgttgacttttaaaataattattttaaagtaatttaaacattaattttttattaaataacattGTACAactattttacattatcaatacaCAAACACTAAAtccatatttaaaaatttttctATCTTCTTTTTATAAGTCAAATTAAATGAACTCTTATTTAAAGTGAACTCCTAAAGGCCCTGATTATACAAATAGctcaaaggaataaaaatagaaaaaaaaattgtgtaaaaaaCAAGACCAACatctaatctattttttttatcatcaatgaTCTGAATTAATTCAGTAGACTCCTCTCTAAACAAAACACAGTGAAATTGTCCTACTAATATGGTTtacaaaagaataataatatatgaatctctctttattttaacatctcgttaatttttttttcttatcacgtCATAATTCTTATcgatcatttttatatatatatatttttctttctccgtAGTTGTTATGTAACATATTGATCAGTGTGAATAAAATATTTCCCTTTACAAAATCGGTTGTCAGAATGTATTTATGAAGCTccacttattttaatttcttcccTTTCATTTTACAAGTTGACTTTAGAAACTCAAACCCCATCaatcctcttttttctttttttaagtttcttaaACTTGAATATACTACTATCATTTTTCTCTGCATACGAGTCAAACAACAAcactttaattaataatcatttttcctACTCTATGAGCAAAACAAGATAAAAATCACATTGAAAAACTAAAGAGACATTCCAAACATCCAAATAAAGGCCATCTTAAATTTTTTCCCTCAAAATGTTATTCTTTTAAAGGTTGCCACAAAATTAAAAGCCACGCTCTTTCTGGTAAAAAAGTAAATCCTGAGTTCGGTCCATGATCTCATATAACcccaacaacatttttttagttGAGACTTGAGAGGCCCGTTCAAAATTTGCGCTACAGTTATGTGAATCACAAAAAACTCAGACTTCAAGCATCAATTCACACGAAGTCACTAGAAAcccatgaatatatatataattgtattattatatatgtattcatatttatttgtcAGAGTTGTATTGAATATAAAGAATATTGCAACTCAAAAGCTGCATGTTGCAAGGTCAGGCCCATGCAAAAACAGATCAAAAGAGGAGTCTGAGCAACGTGAATGAGAAAGAAGATAAACGAATAGTGGGACCCTAGAGATATATGAGTGGTTGAGGTGTTTCTCTTTTGTCAAATAGAGGCAGTTGGAAGCATTTATGTACCCCAACGCGTTTGCATGGTTAAGAAGATGATCCAATTTAAAGCATATGTTCGTATACATCATAATAATTTAGTAGCTCTTAGTTGTTTTAACCCTTACGTACCCTTTGCCCTTTGCCTAGCTATATAAACCCTACTTTCCTTCTCTTAGTCTTCATCAATAACCATCTTGTCCAAGTTAATTACTTGGTTTTTCTACCACAAGATGGCTTCTAGGTTTCTTCTTCTTGCTCTTCTTGGTGCCCTTGTTTGCACCGTTATTGATGCTAGGAAGCTTGGGAGTGAGAAGGGTTCGTTTAGGGATGAGAAGAACTTCTTTCATCGTCCAGGGTTTGGAGGAGGAGGTGGAGGCGGTTTTGGCGGTGGCGGAGGAGGAGGGTTGGGTGGAGGTGCAGGAGGAGGGTTGGGTGGTGGTGCAGGAGGAGGGTTTGGTGCTGGTGCTGGTGCCGGTGCCGGTGCCGGTGCCGGTGGTGGAGCCGGAGGAGGGTTTGGAGGAGGCGGTGGTGGAGGATTTGGCAGCGGAGGTGGAGTTGGTGGAGGATCAGGGTTTGGAGGAGGAGCCGGGTTTGGTGGTGGTGCCGGTGCTGGTGGCGGACTtggaggaggtggtggtggagggtTTGGAGGCGGCGGTGGCGGTGGACTCGGCGGTGGTGCCGGTGGAGGATTTGGTGGTGGAGCTGGAGCTGGAGCTGGAGCTGGAGCTGGTGGTGGATTTCCATGAAAACATTAATATTGTTGCACTCTCCATATAAAGAGGACATTCTAGATAAGCAGCTATTCTTTGTGTTTAGCATTAATAACATGTAACTTTCATAATGTTCACGTACTTATTCACTTGTTTGTTTCAAGCATTTATGTTTCaagtgaaaataattaattcttaaattgaATGTTATTAACTCTTGTTTAGCGTTATTAGTTTTCCTTCTCCTCACTCTTCTCTAACTACACCCTTTTACTTCTATTTCCTAAATAAAGGAAGGACGTACACACATTGGTGAAAATTGCATGCATGTACCAATATTGgtaagggaaaaataaaaagaaaattcatagATTCTGTAAATATGATAACATCTGGTAacccttttatttttgaatctGTCCTCAAATGAAAAAGAGTCACTTGCAACCGTCACAACTTGAAACACATAAACGGTTCTTGGCTGGAAATGTTTGGCTACAATACATTCTTTGGCAAAAAGCAGgtagaaaagaaattaattaaaggaTGAAAAGGGAAAAGCTAGGGAAAGGACAcagttaaaaaacaaacaaacaaacagagCAACGATAATGTCGTTTCATGCTTGTAGTACGAATAAATATTGTAACTACAGCTAACATAGTTGAATGGACGTTTATCTTTGACTTAATTAGCTGCAAACTTTCTACTTCCTGGTCCTAGTTTCATTAATGAACATGTGTCtatattgaaagaaaattaaaaagttattggTAACAGAGCTACTgtcttattcataaaaaaaaatattgaaagaaataatcaattaaattatttaataaagattatttataaataaaactgataaatatttcatattaatgttatcataaaaaaatgtagaaagaaaataatgatgTGTTCACTTTTTCACAAGTTATATTTCTGTAATTTATGTTGAtcataaatttaactttttattacgtaaattattgaagtaaaatttcaattcatcaggaataatataaaaaaacacagttgtttataagttttatatgtttttcttaaaaaagtgatgattatacacttattatatatgcatgcaTGTATACACTTaaggagagagaaaatatataaaagagagaaaagccAAAAGTATCACAAATAATTTAAGTTAATAAAAGgaaaactagaaagaaataTAGGATTAAAGAAAA contains:
- the LOC100800515 gene encoding rab3 GTPase-activating protein catalytic subunit, with product MEAHASSFVSKARTAFHSAAAKAERVLMDFKIDLDSDKQFHDEFGRQRGDESARSEKFLDELKHIKWRPPHIGTKQDWQDRINNMRKGRKEVEVTDKVGDVSMASAPFYDENMYILNVKNDLDAKASEAIPSVEGLTAATKYPIPPSSVLKQLAIAIESGRQTNSMKDFVASSRGSSPAREKAGLSLSSVKALVLREKEDKLTSEFSSDEKVVYLINSLFDQEGEFLKRNSDPEETFISSLPRDIHGAPLESLVVKLAEVIGNFKTLREMSLFWSRVVDELRKHWSEEKHLPGIPPDDIPDLKSCLLYQQFQVINCCISRKKRHIIATESLDTMVMEANSNALESANYTGKIPTGPLLYARLRTGELVLRLGADCPSGDLTLLETGEPAYSPVTQEGPLLTEDLIKETEEFVLRTGSVGAGCSQLLSDMQAFKAANPGCILEDFVRWYSPPDWSESEGSTEDRDSSYGGESMSTRGQLSLRMQKEGNLWRELWETSKPVPAVKQAPLYDEDLAVEDILDAFEDIQPSELFGQLFVSLLSFGFAIAETMLYGDLDLSKLFNDCKEYIVTTCQSDRFNEKIDELVQMYETVEKMLLNPDEALKMKHMEESTMTTDESKRRFSTGEPKHRFKRLSHIFGGKDKLLTRPVCKNEVNDEETQIRHSFSSFFDSKSSLFSKKPPKPGNLYPAEQPLSLESDRTVI
- the LOC100801057 gene encoding glycine-rich protein 5, yielding MASRFLLLALLGALVCTVIDARKLGSEKGSFRDEKNFFHRPGFGGGGGGGFGGGGGGGLGGGAGGGLGGGAGGGFGAGAGAGAGAGAGGGAGGGFGGGGGGGFGSGGGVGGGSGFGGGAGFGGGAGAGGGLGGGGGGGFGGGGGGGLGGGAGGGFGGGAGAGAGAGAGGGFP